TTGTGTTACAGTTGCTACAAGTATTAATCCTATTTCTTCAGGTGTAATACCTGCTTTTGCAATAGCATCTTTCGCAGCTGCCACTGCTAAATCTGAAGTTTCCTGATTATCTGCAGCGAAATGACGTTCTTCAATTCCTGTACGAGTTCGAATCCATTCATCCGAAGTGTCCATAATTTTTTCTAAGTCAAAATTCGTAACGACCTTTTCAGGAACGTATCTGCCTAAACCTATAATACCTGCGTTCATATAGCAACCCCTCTGCTTTCTTACTATCAATTATTAGTAACTGGTCATAATTATAACTCATAATGAAGGAATGGTGCAAGGTGAATTAAATTAAGTATACCAGATAGTAGTCGTTCAATCGCTGGTAAAACTTCTGTTAGCGCCGATTGAAGTCTCTTAATCGCCGGTAAAACTTCTGTTATCGCCGATAGAACTTGTTCTATCGCCGCTTAAATAATTCTCTTCTACCGACAAGCTAAAATGTTGTTACAAAATTGCCATAAATCACCGCTCTGTATGCGCCACTTTTTGATAAAAGGTTCTTTTTTTTTCGACTTATGTTATGATATGATAATGTATATGTAATAAAAAAGTTCGGTTGAGGTGAATTAAATGCAATATATCGTAACGTTCATATGGTCATTCTTACTAGTTTCAATGTTAAACTACGTAGTAAGTGCTGTAATCGGAGTACCATTTGATTTCCAAACTGGTGCGATCCTTTCATTGGTATTCTCTGTACTTATTTTTGTTATTGGCGCAATCATTCCAAACGAGCCAACTCCAGAAGCTGCAGACCACCATTAATCAATATCATAAAAAAACCTGTCTCGCCTAATGCGAAACAGGTTTTTTTCTATTTGTTATTTTTCGACTACACACTGACCATTTTGCATTTTAATATGCAAAGTCTCTCCTGGTAGTACTTCGCCACGCAATAACTCCTTGGCAACTGCTGTTTCAATATAACGTTGTACAAAGCGTTTTAATGGACGTGCCCCAAACTGCGGATCTGCTCCTTGTTCAACAACCCAATCTATTACTTCTTGAGCAACATCTAATGTAACTTCCTGCTCAGCTACACGTTTTACAAGCTGCTCAACATATTTCCAAGCAATCGCAGTGAAATGTTCTTCAGATAACGCATGGAACATAATAATATCGTCCACTCGGTTTAAAAGTTCTGGCTTAAAGTGCTGACGCAGCGCTGCCATTACTAAATCCTCAACACCAGCATCGTCTTCTTGTGCTTCCATTAAATAGCTAGAGCCTATATTGGATGTTAAAATAATTACGGTATTTGTAAAGTTCACCATTCGTCCCTGACTATCTGTAATGCGCCCATCATCTAAAATTTGCAATAATATGTTCGCTACATCTGGATGAGCCTTTTCAATTTCATCGAGTAATACGACAGAATATGGATTACGACGAACCGCTTCAGTTAATTGTCCACCCTCTTCATAGCCGATATAGCCTGGAGGTGCACCAACAAGACGTGATACGCTATGTTTCTCCATATACTCACTCATATCAATTCGAATAAAATGCTCCTCGGAATCAAACAACTGTGCAGCAAGTGCCTTAGCGAGCTCAGTTTTACCTACACCTGTTGGCCCTAGAAATAAAAAGCTACCAATTGGGCGATGTGGATCTTTAATGCCTGCTCGGGCACGCCATACTGCTTCTGTAACAAGCTGAACAGCATTATCCTGTCCTACAACCCGTTCATGTAACGTATCTTTTAAACGCAGTAATTTTTCACGTTCACCTTCAACTAACTTTGTTACAGGGATACCTGTCCAACGAGATACAATTGATGCAATTTCGTCAGATGTGACTTCTTCACGCAAAATACGTGTCTCACTACCATTTTCTAGATGTTTCTCCATCTCTTGAATCTCTTTTTCAAGCGCAGGAATTTTGCCATGTCGTAATTCAGCAGCTTTATTTAAATCATATTTACTTTCCGCTTCGTCTAAATCTCGACGATATTTATCAAGTGATTCACGTTTTTTCTGGATGCCTTGCAATGCTTCTTTCTCTGCTTCCCATTGTTTTCGCATCCCTTCTGATGAATCTTTAAGCTTTTTTAACTCTTCTTGTAATTGCTCAAGACGTTTTTTACTAGCTTCATCTTTTTCTTTACGCAATGCTTGTTCTTCAATTTCTAACTGCATTATACGACGAGTCACCGCATCTAGTTCTTGCGGCATCGAATCGATTTCTGTTCGTATCATCGCACATGCCTCATCAATTAAATCAATCGCTTTATCTGGTAAAAAACGCTCTGTAATATAGCGATTTGAAAGCTCTGCAGCAGCTACAATAGCCCGATCATGAATACGTACTGCATGATGCAGTTCAAAGCGTTCTTTTAAACCACGCAAAATAGAAACGGTATCTTCAATAGACGGTTCACGAACAAGCACTTGTTGGAAGCGGCGTTCTAAAGCTGGATCTTTTTCAATATACATACGGTATTCGTCTAGCGTAGTAGCGCCTATACAGTGGAGTTCCCCACGCGCAAGCATAGGCTTCAACATATTTCCAGCATCCATTACTCCGTCTGTTTTACCAGCACCAACAATTGTATGGATTTCATCGATAAATAAAATAATGCGCCCTTCAGATTCTTTTACCTCTTTTAGTACGCCTTTTAATCGTTCTTCAAATTGACCACGATAACTTGCACCAGCTATTAATGCACTCATATCAAGCTCGTACAATACGCACTCTTTTAATCCTTCTGGAACATCACCTTTCACAATACGTTGTGCCAACCCTTCTACAATGGCTGTTTTACCTACTCCTGGTTCACCGATTAAGACTGGGTTATTTTTCGTTTTACGCGTTAAAATTCGAATCACATTGCGAATTTCTTCATCACGTCCAATTACAGGGTCCATTTTGCCGTTTTTTACTTCTTCAACTAAGTTACGACCAAATTGCTCTAATGGTTTTTTATCATCAGTTTGTTGAAATTGCATTGTAGCACTCCTCTTCTCTCTTCTTTTTTATATCTTTACCCTTATTCTGATTCCATTAAAAGTTTGACCTTTTTTGACTAACTTTATTTTACAACAATCGACAAATTGTAGCAAAAAAAAAGCTCAAAAATATTTTACTGAAAAATGGAAAATTACGTTATAATAGTGGTATGTTTCGTTGTTTTAGTATATCGAAATGATTATCGTCATCCTTTTGTAATACAGGTAATTTTTATTACAAAAAGAAAGAGATGTGTTTGATATATGGTACTAATGGATAATATTCAAGAGAAAATGCATGCACTTTTTAAAAATAATGGCGTTTTTATTAAAGTGAATAAAGATAGTAAAATTTTCTTAGAAGGGGAACGAGCTAAAGAAATTTATTATATTAAAACAGGGGCTATTTCGATTAGCCAGGAAACCGAAAATGGAAAGGAATTAACAATTCGAATTTGCGGTCCTGATAGTATAATTGGTGAAGGCTCATTATTTTGTAACCTCACTTATTTTTCGATGACAGCTAAAGTTTTAGAACCTTCAACGTTGTATGTTTTAAGTCGTAAATCATTAGAGCATCTATTAGTGGAGCAGCCACATTTAATGGTAGAGTATATGAAATGGTTGCAAACAGAAAATTTAAAATATCAAAGCCGTCTACGTGATTTAGTGTTAAATGGTAAAAAAGGTGCTTTATTTTCTACGCTAATTCGCCTTTCAAATACGTATGGGAAGCCATTAGAAAATGAGTCAATTTTTATCGACTTTCCATTAACAAATTCAGAAATTGCGAATTTATGTGCTACAAGTAGAGAAATGATTAACCGAATGTTGAACGATCTTAAAAAACATCACATTCTATCCTTTGAAAAAGGCTATATTACTATTCTTAATTTACAATATTTAAAAAATGAAATTGCCTGTGAAAACTGCCCATTGCAAATTTGCCGTATTGACTAATATATCAACAACGGCGTGACGTATTTGAGACATGCGTAGGTTTCTGTAACGATTAATTAAGCCGTAATTTTAATTCTCAGTGAATGCAGTGCATCTTTGGCATGTCTTCCCTACTTATAAAAGCGGAGGACTTCTGCTAAAGCAAAATAAATATTAAATCCCCGCTTACAGTTATGTGCAAGCAGGGATTTTTTATTCATATTGTTAGAAGTCAATCTATTAGCGGACACCTAATGCCATTTTCGCATAGCGAGACATTTTATCTTTTGACCAAGGTGGGTTCCATACAATATTTACATTTGTACTTTTCACCTCTGGTAGTTCACTCATAGCTGTATTTACTTGATCGACAATAACCGGTCCCATCGGGCAGCCCATTGAAGTTAATGTCATTGTAACTGTTGCTAACCCCTCGTCATCTAAATCTACATCATATACTAAACCTAAGTTGACGATATCAATACCAAGCTCAGGGTCGATTACGTTTTCTAATGCACTTAACATGCTGTCTTTCATATCTTGATCCATCTGTATTTCTCCTTTCGTCACAGTGTTAACTTAATCATAGCAGATGCTTCTTATTATGCCAAATGCTGTGCAAGCCAATCGGTTGCCGCCAACATACCTTCACGTGTTACAGTATGACCAGCATGTTTATCTGTAATAAATTTTAAGTTGCTCGGATTTTCATCGTAGTATGCACGTAATGTTAAATAAAAGTTATACGTATCATTAAAAGGTACGGTTTTATCATGCTCACCATGCCAAAAGAATACAGGGCGTCCAGCGAATTGTTCTGGTGTTAAACTGATATCATACTTTGCGAGAAGTTCATTCGTTTTTTGTACTTCTTGCTCTGACATCGGAAATTTCACTCCGTTTTTCGCCATTTGTTGCAATTGATAGGCACCTAATTTAATAAAACCAGGGCCTCCCATACATATTGCTGCCGTTTGAATCCAATTATAACGTTTTAAACAGCCAGATGTGACGATTGCACCCATTGAAGTGCCCGCTACACCAATTTTATTGTTAGCTATTAATTGCTTATTCTTTAATTCTTTATATAATTGCTCTACTTCATGAATAGAATTTAAGACGATATCCCAAAAATGTAAATTCATTTGAGTCTCTGTTAATCCTTCGCTGCGATCACCATGAAGTTTTGCATCTGGTAATAGGACACGCACCCCTTTATTTACTAACTGGTATGCATAATGTAAGTTATGTTCTTTTGCACTCATAAAGCCGTGTAAGAAAATTACTACCGGGGTATTTTCATTCATATTATCTGTCGATATATGTAACAAAGGAATATGTCCCCAAATTTCATTCTTTACTAACATTCTTGTCACTCCCAACTTTTGTCTAACCTTTTTTATGTTAGCAAACTTTTTTCAATGTGACAAAATTTTGACGTATGGATTACAAAGAGATACTATTCAAACATATAGGAAAGGGGCAACAAGCAATGAAACCGCATTTAATCGTTTTAGATTTAGATGGTACGTTATTAACGGACCAACAACAAATTTCTTTAAAAACAAAACAAACATTATTGCAGGCTAAGGAACAAGGGCATCAGGTTATGATTGCCACAGGTCGTCCTTATCGTGCAAGTGATATCTACTATCATGAGCTTGGTTTAACAACACCTATTGTGAATTTTAATGGCGCTTATGTCCACCATCCTAAAAATGCTGCTTGGCAAACAATGCATACACCGATTGACTTAAACGTTGTACGAGAGGTTGTTGATTCTGTTAATAGCTATGAATATGAAAATATTATAGCTGAAGTGAAGGATGACATTTATGTGCATACAGAGGATGATCGCATACTAAATATTTTTAACATGGGTAACCCAAAAATTACGTTAGGTGATATTTCGACAAACCTATTAGTTAATCCAACAAGTCTCCTAATTCAAGCTAACGAAACTAATTCCATGATTATTCGAGACCATTTACAAGCAGTTCATGCGGAAGTTATAGAGCATCGTCGTTGGGGTGCACCGCTTCATATTATTGAAATTGTCCGTCGTGGCTTAAATAAAGCTGTCGGTATTTCACATGTAGCTAAAGATTTAGGTATTCCGCGTGAGCGTATTATCGCCTTTGGTGACGAGGACAATGATTTAGAAATGATTGATTATGCCGGTATTGGCGTCGCTATGGGTAACGGAATCACTAGCTTAAAAAACATAGCCAATGAAATTACAACGACGAATAATGAAGATGGCATTGCTAAAATACTTATTGAGCGCTTAAAATTATGATAGTTAAGTAGTAATTCCCCTTTTTTCAGCCATTTAAAAATAGGGAGAAGTAAGCATTACTAATAAATACAGTTTTTT
The genomic region above belongs to Lysinibacillus sp. FSL W8-0992 and contains:
- a CDS encoding YjzD family protein codes for the protein MQYIVTFIWSFLLVSMLNYVVSAVIGVPFDFQTGAILSLVFSVLIFVIGAIIPNEPTPEAADHH
- a CDS encoding Crp/Fnr family transcriptional regulator, giving the protein MVLMDNIQEKMHALFKNNGVFIKVNKDSKIFLEGERAKEIYYIKTGAISISQETENGKELTIRICGPDSIIGEGSLFCNLTYFSMTAKVLEPSTLYVLSRKSLEHLLVEQPHLMVEYMKWLQTENLKYQSRLRDLVLNGKKGALFSTLIRLSNTYGKPLENESIFIDFPLTNSEIANLCATSREMINRMLNDLKKHHILSFEKGYITILNLQYLKNEIACENCPLQICRID
- a CDS encoding Cof-type HAD-IIB family hydrolase; protein product: MKPHLIVLDLDGTLLTDQQQISLKTKQTLLQAKEQGHQVMIATGRPYRASDIYYHELGLTTPIVNFNGAYVHHPKNAAWQTMHTPIDLNVVREVVDSVNSYEYENIIAEVKDDIYVHTEDDRILNIFNMGNPKITLGDISTNLLVNPTSLLIQANETNSMIIRDHLQAVHAEVIEHRRWGAPLHIIEIVRRGLNKAVGISHVAKDLGIPRERIIAFGDEDNDLEMIDYAGIGVAMGNGITSLKNIANEITTTNNEDGIAKILIERLKL
- a CDS encoding prolyl oligopeptidase family serine peptidase; this encodes MLVKNEIWGHIPLLHISTDNMNENTPVVIFLHGFMSAKEHNLHYAYQLVNKGVRVLLPDAKLHGDRSEGLTETQMNLHFWDIVLNSIHEVEQLYKELKNKQLIANNKIGVAGTSMGAIVTSGCLKRYNWIQTAAICMGGPGFIKLGAYQLQQMAKNGVKFPMSEQEVQKTNELLAKYDISLTPEQFAGRPVFFWHGEHDKTVPFNDTYNFYLTLRAYYDENPSNLKFITDKHAGHTVTREGMLAATDWLAQHLA
- a CDS encoding metal-sulfur cluster assembly factor, whose amino-acid sequence is MDQDMKDSMLSALENVIDPELGIDIVNLGLVYDVDLDDEGLATVTMTLTSMGCPMGPVIVDQVNTAMSELPEVKSTNVNIVWNPPWSKDKMSRYAKMALGVR
- a CDS encoding ATP-dependent Clp protease ATP-binding subunit, whose translation is MQFQQTDDKKPLEQFGRNLVEEVKNGKMDPVIGRDEEIRNVIRILTRKTKNNPVLIGEPGVGKTAIVEGLAQRIVKGDVPEGLKECVLYELDMSALIAGASYRGQFEERLKGVLKEVKESEGRIILFIDEIHTIVGAGKTDGVMDAGNMLKPMLARGELHCIGATTLDEYRMYIEKDPALERRFQQVLVREPSIEDTVSILRGLKERFELHHAVRIHDRAIVAAAELSNRYITERFLPDKAIDLIDEACAMIRTEIDSMPQELDAVTRRIMQLEIEEQALRKEKDEASKKRLEQLQEELKKLKDSSEGMRKQWEAEKEALQGIQKKRESLDKYRRDLDEAESKYDLNKAAELRHGKIPALEKEIQEMEKHLENGSETRILREEVTSDEIASIVSRWTGIPVTKLVEGEREKLLRLKDTLHERVVGQDNAVQLVTEAVWRARAGIKDPHRPIGSFLFLGPTGVGKTELAKALAAQLFDSEEHFIRIDMSEYMEKHSVSRLVGAPPGYIGYEEGGQLTEAVRRNPYSVVLLDEIEKAHPDVANILLQILDDGRITDSQGRMVNFTNTVIILTSNIGSSYLMEAQEDDAGVEDLVMAALRQHFKPELLNRVDDIIMFHALSEEHFTAIAWKYVEQLVKRVAEQEVTLDVAQEVIDWVVEQGADPQFGARPLKRFVQRYIETAVAKELLRGEVLPGETLHIKMQNGQCVVEK